Genomic segment of Mastomys coucha isolate ucsf_1 unplaced genomic scaffold, UCSF_Mcou_1 pScaffold5, whole genome shotgun sequence:
tagctcagtggtagagagcttgcctagtgtgagaaatagggaaagaaaaggagtggaggtgaggaagctgagaagaaagaggaggaccatcatcgtcatcatcatcatcatcataaaaccATCATCCCCAGTCccgagaaagaaaacacaaaacaaaatcaagtttGGAACagccaggaaagaaaaagataagactGGAGAGTCAGCTACCGCTCGCTCAAAGAGGGAGCATCTCTCACCGGGCATCTCTTCAACAAACAGCATTGCAAAGCTTTCAACCGTCGTCTGGATTCTCCCTGAGAATCCTATTCGCGTCCATCCTGCCCCAAATCAAGTTTATTCCAAGGACACACTAGGAGACCCTGAACAGTGGTTGGTGGCAGCGTGACGGAAGCTACGAGTCTGGGAAGATACTCTGTGGATCAGGTACCTGAGGATAGCTCATCCTTGTTCCGGGATCAATGACCAGGAGTAGGATGGGGGCAAGGTGGGAAGACTCCGGAGTGGGTGAGGGGTCTTTTCGCCCTGGGCGAAGGTAGCAAGGTAGGCGGGGAGATGATTCTTTCCGACCTGAGACTGGACGAGGCGAGAAGAGGCTCCGCCAGGAGGAGGAGTCGCCTCCCACGTCCTGCCGTCCGGGCTCCCTTAGGTCGTGGCTCTGCTATAAAGCCTCCACCAGCATGCTCGTGACACCTCCGGTGGCTTCGTTGGTGCTTGTTCCTAGACTGGGCAGCGTCTTTTCCCTCAAGCACCATGCAGCTCCTTCTTGCCCTGCTGGTGCTGGCTTACGTGGCACCTTCTACTGAAGGTATCCTCGGGTGACCCTCTGCGGCCCCCCAGACCCGGTACCCTTGTTAGCGCGCTCCGGGTGCGCGTGATTCGTGCAGGGAACCGTGAGGCTGCAGCAGACCGGGTTGTGTGTGTGAGCGGGGGCGCCTACACGTGTCTGCGGGAGGCTGCGGGGGTCTGGGGATGTGCGCTCGCATGTGCGCGGCCGCGGGGTGTCCGCGTGGTGGACGCGCGTGTGATCTGTGGTGTGAATGCTTCTCCGACCCGCCTGGATCCACAGTCCTTTTCGCACCTTAGTTCTCCTGGGTTTGCCCCTTGGATGGCGAGTGGCCGACTGTCCTGCAGGGACTCTGAGCCGGTAACTGTTGCCAACCCAGAACAAGCGCAGCAGGTTGGGTGTATTGGGGTCCTTGTGTTCCCTTCTTCTGACCCTAGGGCCCTGCCCCCTGAGCTTCAAGCTCCCTTCTCCCTTTGCCCCAGTGCTGGATTGGGAGCCTGGCGGGGGGCATCCTAAGACCTAAGTCCCTGGCCAAGCCGGTCTTTCCAGACAAGGTGATTTTCGTTTAAAGATTAATGGTGAGACCGAGCTCTTAATTATTCTTCTAGGTGGGAGGTGGCGGTAGAGGCGTGTTAATATTTGATAAGAAGCTAAAGGCGATTCTAGCGGTCGGCACCTTCTCCACTACCCCATAGCTCCTCACAAAGACTTCATCTCTTAGTCCGCAGGCAAGCTTTCCCGTCCAACGGGCCAAACCTCCCTTCCAGAATTAGGTGCTCTGCCCTGGAATGGAGGGTGAGGGGTGCGGTGGGGAGGTGAGGGAGCTCTCAGCCACCCAGAAGGAAAGAGAGTATTTCCCCGTGGCAGGACTTAGCTTGGAGGATGTAAAGCAACAACTACCAAACTCCTTCCTAGGGGAGGGAAAAGAGCAACTAATATAATGTTAAAGGgcggagtgggggtgggggtcgggtGGGGAGCACTTAAAACGACTtagtaaaaaggaaaatgtttttaaattaacgGGCGCCAAAAACCTGCTCACCTTGGTTAAGTCGTTTACAAATCGGGTTTAGTAGTTCTTTTCCTGGGTGCTGTTTTAAGGATAAGAGTGTAAGAGCTTAGGCACTGCCCTTGGATTCTGTTCAGAAAGCACTCTACAAGATGGTCATGAGGCCCGGCCAGTGACCTGGGGCCATGTAGGCAGGAATCCATCTCAGCTGACTTCTTCCCACAAACTGTTCCTGTTTTAGCGCCAGGACCACCTTCCTTCATGCATAGTCCTGGTGGAACTGGAAAGTGCCCAGGTCGCCGGTAAAAATCCTCAGGGCATTTACTCCCAGAGAGGGGATATCCCTGCCCGTTGGAGCTCTAGACCCCTAGCCAGGAACTGCAAAGACTTTGCTCAGGACATCCACGGGTTCTGCTGAGCTGGTTACAGGAGGGAAACCCTTCCCTCAGAGTGAGGGTAGAGTGAGCAAGGTCCATTAAAATTCAGTCGTCTCTAAAAAGCTCCTGGACCATGTGCCAAAAATAAATCCTTACCTTataaaaggggaggggggaggcttgTAACTAGGGACAGAGGACAGTGGCttagtgggggttggggggagggctggggagTTTTTGTCTCTAACTCCCCGTAGTGGTTTAGGTAGGACACAGAGCTGGGAGCCTCTCTTCTTTATCATGGGTGTGACCAGAGGCAGTGGGCTTGTTATTCTCTGCAAAAGTTGCCCCTCAGAAGCAAGTGTGGGAGCCTGAGCTGACCCGGTGCCCTGCCACCTGACTGTAAGATACAGACCTGACCCCTGACCCCCTGACCCCCGACCCCTGACCCCTGGCTCTGCATCCTCAGCATTGTTTTTCTGGCCGCCACCTCCCAGAGAGAGTGTCCTTACAAGAGCGTTCAGCCTAGCAGGTCAAAGGTCTCTATGATTAAGAAGGTGGATCAGAGGTCACACTACAAACCAGGGATCTGGGGCCAAAGCCAGGGAATAGAAGATTCCCAAGAAATGTCCAGATGGGCTGTTCCTGAGGCAAGCCTGCTGGCTCTGCCCTTCCCAGTTGGCCTTTTCCAGGAATGGCTTCCCCTTGGGCCCCAAGTGCTAAGGAGGAGCTGCTCTCCAAGGACTCTTCATTGGAAGCCTGttctccttccagatcctctgAGGGCCAGTGACCCAAAAAGATGTAATAGTCCCTCTCCTCGCTGTGACTGGCCAGTCCTTCATCTGGTCTGAGAGTTTGGGGTATTGCCTCCATCTCTGGAGAACCTTGGCTCAGACAGAGGAATCTCTCTGCAGAGATTAAGCAACAAGCTTAGGATAGGGAACAAACTCCAGCTTCCAGAGGCAGTCTGCCCATCTCCAGAGTGGATGGCAGACTGCAGACTCACAGACTCATGCATATCTCCCCCAGTGCGGCAGCTCCCAGAGGAAAGAAGGATGCATGGGGGAGACCCTGCATCTCTAAGCTGGAATGAATTCTGATTCAGTACTAGGAAACTAGTAAATCCAAAGTAGCCCTTGGAGGCCAAGAGAGGAAGGCCAGTTTCCTGGAGGGCTCACTCTTCTAGCCTAGAGCCTTCTTCCTCTTGGCTACCAAGAGCCTGGCTTTTATACTTGCCCACTCATCCTGTCCCCATTTCAGGGATGGGTGCCCTGCCCAGACTGAGTGGAGATGAGGCTTGGGAGTGCAGAGCTCAGTTAAGAGAGAGAAGCTAGCAGTACATTGATGCACACCTAAAATCCCAGCCTGAACTACagtgggagaaaaggaaaaaaaaaaaaggactgggtctgcagctcagtggtagaacacttgcctggcatgttgtgcaagaccctgggttcgattcccagcactggaagaaaaaaaaaaatcccacaaagcCCCCAGGAGGGAAAGGCAGATGACTCAGTGTGAGGACGCACGGCTGAGTGGAGTACAGCACTTCTCTTAAGAATGACCTCATCCATGAGTCTTTTCCAAGTCACGCCATGtcttttcctctcctgccttGGATTAGCTTTGGCCATCTGCTCACTGACCGTAGGCCAGAGAGGTGGAGAAGAGTTGTCTGTGAATTTAGCGAATGAGTATAGGCTGCCCAGAAGAGTTCATATCCCTCTCACTTAATCCTCTCTACAGTCTCATGGGTGACCATGTtagctccattttacagatggcaaAACCAAATAGAGTAAGAGACCATCTTTAAACACAAGATTTCTACTGCTCAGTCAGAATAAGGGATCATCCTTTAAATAGAGGGTTCCTAAATCAAGAATTCtatttttggggctggagagatgcctcagtggttaagagcactgactgctcttccagaggtcctgagttcaattcccagcacccacatggtgccttacaaccatctctaatgggatcagatgccctttcctggtgtgtgtttgaagacagcagcagtgtactcacatgcataaaataaataaaactttaaaaaaaaaaaaagaattctaatttCAGGTGAAGTGCTTCATTCACCCTGTTGGTAAAAAAGCatgttgttttctctctctctctctctctccctttctctccctccctcctgtagACCTTATTTCTAGAGCAgatttagttgtttttgttgtttggattttcgagacagggtttctgtgtggctgtcctggaactcactctgtagaccaggctggccttgaactcagacatctgcctgcctctgcctcccaagtgctgggattaaaggcgtgtgccaccactgcccagcacagattTAGTTTTACAGAAGTAGAGCAGAATGCCTGAATGCGCCATGCCCCTGCATGGGTCCCCTGCATGGGTCAGTAGCTTTCACTGCTGTGTGGTCAGActatgttgttgttttcttcaggAGTGCTGATGGTTCTGTCTTCAGAATTGTGACAATTCAGAGCAGGCACTGAGAAAGCAAGAAGAGCATTGAGGAGGTGTTGTTGATCCTCCATGGCCTGGATCAGCACCCCTTCTCTGAATTCCCTCTCCCCTCAAGGCAGTCTGATTGGAAAACTGGAACCTATGCCATTGTTCCAGAAAGGAGGATGATCCTAATCCTTCACTCTCAACCGAGCCTCCTCTTAGGTTATTGGAAGGTtgcagaagggaagagggaggagaggctgaTGAATGATGAACCAGGGGCAGAACTATGCCCTTAGAGAGAGGGCTCCCTGAAGATCAGCTAGGCATGCTAGGCAGTCTGTGTCACTGACAttcctatgattattttattttgttttgttttgtttttaaagatttatgtatttattttaaatttatgtgagtacactgtagctgtcttcagacacaccagaagagggcatcaggtcttattacagatggttgtgagccaccatgtggttgctgggaattgaactcaggacctcttgaagagcagtcagtgctcttaactgctgagccatctccagcccttattttatttgtttgtttttggggtttttttttttgtttttgtttttttgttttttttatttgaatactCACGAGTATTGATGGTCAACAGACCTTTGTCTgagcccatttctttctttctttctttttttttttttagatattttctttatttacatgtaaatttctccttttgggggggttgttttttgagacagggtttgtctgtgtagtcctggctattctggaactcgttctgtagaccatgctggcctggaactcctgactctgcctctcacgTGCCACCACCTAATAAGTCTACCTTCCTGGATACCTTAATCCCATACCCAGAAACCTTCTGTCTCAACCCAAGAGAGGGCTTTAATGCCAGTTTCCTCCAGGCTCTGGTTTACAGGGCTATATATGAAGGAGTTACGTGCACACCTAAGGTTCacgctcttcctctctctgttccaGACTCAGCCTGGTGCTATGAGATTCAAACCAAGGATCCCAACAGCCATTGCTTGGGTGAGTACCACCAGTCTTTCACCAGCAACTTCCAACACGGGCACACTCGAGCACATTTCCAACACTCAGCCtagtttgctatttttttttccaacaaaatGGAGATTTGAGTCTGGTCAAGTCCTTTGAGGTGGAAGTGGGAGATGGTTCTTGGTAGTTTGTTTATCGAGTGCTGAGGCATTCAGtaccttgcacatgctagacaagaAACGTTTTACCACTGAACCATACCCCCACTGCTTCCTTGGCACTTTTTCTAATGTTGACCAATTTCCCTGTAGCCtgctatgtttttgttgttgttgtttgtttgtttgttttttcgagacagggtttctctgtatatacagggaactctgtagaccaggctggcctcgaactcagaaattcgcctgcctctgcctcccaagtgctgggattaaaggcgtgtgccaccaccgcccagctgtagCCTGCTATGTTGAGGGACTCCACTCTCTCGCCCCTACTTAGCTGGATGTTGGAGTTGCCTGCCTGGCTcttcctccccccacaccccccctcccccactccttagATATTGCCTTGTCAGGTCCAGGTTCTTTCCATAACACCTCTTCCAGAAGGACCTCCTCCACAATGTCCAAAGCTGAAAAGCCATTTCCCCCTCAGCAACTTTGAAACTTACCCACATCCCCTGGAAGCTCCTTAGTTCATGTCCAGGTTCTCACTGAGAAAGCCAGAGCTCAGCATCATGAGGTTATTCCAATCCCAGAGCTCTTAGCCATCAATGACAAGCCTacttctccctccacccctctctccacACCCCCTCAAACCTCAGCCACATCAGAGACCCACTAGCCTGCCTACATCATGTCAGCatgtgggaggaagaagaggaaggccaGGGCAGAATTCTGAGACTCATGTCCCAATGTGAGACCTCACCAGCATTCTAGGACCTTAATTCACATCAATGGGTCAACGTGCCCTTGACTCTCAGACTTTTCTTCCCTGTTCAGGGCCTAAGGAGTGGCCTGGAGATTGTAAGGGGGGCGAGCAGTCCCCCATCAACATCGTCATTTCGAAGGCAAAGGTGAACCCCAGACTGACACCCATCGTCTTCGTTGGCTATGACCAAAAGAAGCAGTGGCTAATTAGGAACAATCAACACTCAGGTGGGTCCTGTGTGGGCtgggtggatccccaggtagggctaACTGTGCAGGGATGGTGAGTCCCTCAACCCTGGAGACTGAGAGAAGCCACTAGAGAAACTTGTAGAGGGAAGCATACTCTAGCTAGTTGGGTTTTCAGTCATTTCATCAGAACAGTCGGGGCAAAGGGAGGGAACATTCCTGGAAGGAGGGAACGACCTTTCTGAAGCACAGAAGTGTGAAACTGCTTGGATGAGTGGGAGCAgctgtgtgtgtggatggagGCCATAGAGGGAAGCTAGGAGGAGCTGACCAAGCCCCAGAACAGACAGGTCACCAGGGCTGAGGAGTTGGACATTATCATGGGGATACCAGGGCACTATGGAGGGAATTAAAACTCATCAGGCCCAGAACAGTGCTACATTTTGGGataggctctgtgtgtgtgtgtgtgtgtgtgtgtgtgtgtgtgtgtgtgtgtgtgtgtgtgtgtgtgtgtgtgtgtgtgtgtgtgtgtgtgtgtgtgtgtgtatgtgtatgtgtgtgtgtgtgtgtgtaagcactgAGCGGCTAGGCAGATTGCTAGCCACCTCTCACATCCCATCCCTCAGGGCCCAGGCCTCAAACAGTAAAGGTGAGAGAGAGATCCTGGGGTGGGAACTGAGAGGGCAAATGAGAGGCTGGAGTGAGGACCCTGCCCACTCTGGTATCTCCCAGTGGAGATGTCGCTGGGAGGAGGCATTTCCATTACTGGAGGAGACCTGCCCGCCCAGTACGAGGCCACACAGTTGCACCTGCACTGGTCAGAGGAGAAGAACAAGGGTTCAGAGCACAGCATTGATGGGAAACACTTTGCCATGGAGGTAAGAAGCCTCCGAGCTGAGTCCTGGGCTAGGTTCTGGGTGTGTACCCACCTTGCGGAGGATGGGTGATCTGGCTCGCCTAAGTCCTCCATGCGCATGCGCTTCCTAGATGCACATCGTGCACAAGAAggtgacatcatcatcatctagcAACAAGGAGCAGGACTCGAGAGACAAGATTGCAGTGCTAGCATTCATGGTTGAGGTGGGGCTCCcatcccccgccccaccccccgaTCCTGGGGGTCGCCCATCCTTCAGAAAGAGCTGCTTGGCCGCAGCAGCTCCCAAAGAACCTATCTCATGCTTCTTTCCCTCCTGTTCCAGATAGGAGAGAAGAAGAATGAGGGCTTCCAGCCCTTGGTGGAAACCCTATCCAGTATCTCCAAACCCAGTGAGTCAGGTTGGGGAAGGGAGTGGCTTCTTTCCACGATGAGAGGGGTAGAGGCTCTAGGACAGCTGTTTTAAAGAGAGCGATATATAAGGCTTTGTCTCCCACCCCAGATGCAACCACTACTGTGAGGGAGAGCAGCCTGCAGGACTTGCTTCCTCCAAGCGAGAAACTGCATAGCTACTTCCGTTACCAGGGCTCGCTAACCACACCAAACTGTGATGAGACTGTCATCTGGACTGTGTACAAGGAAACCATTAAGATCCACAAAGACCAGGTAACCCAGGCCTGGGGCAAGGTGCCCCCTCCCATATGGAGTCTACTTCCTTAAAGCCCTGTCTGTTTGTTCCACAGGTTCTTGGGGTGGGAAGATAAGAGTCATTGAGTCAGACTTTGGGTCTCCACTGGTGGacacagacaagaaagaaagctCTGAGTACCACTTTCCTGAATAGAGGGCCCAGTGAGAAGTCTTGGAGGGTGCTTTTCCAGAAAAGTGGGAGAGAGCTGGCTGGTTAAAGTGGGGAGCCAGTATTCCAGGGAGACCTGAGGTTGGACTTCCTTAGTGCTATCGGGAAGTTGCTCAACAAACAACACTTGACTTTACAATAGCCTCTGGAAAGACATCAGGAAACCCAGAGGACCAAAATCCCTTGGGCTTACGGCAGTGGTTTTCAGTGTGATGCCAACATCTTCACCAGTGAGAATTTTTTAGGAATGCCCGTTCGTAGGCTCACTCTATATCTATTGAATCAGATATCCTGGGACCAGGGGCCAGGCATCTGGGGTCTGGTGATCTTCTTCAGCTGATACTAAAGGATGCTGACCTCCAAGAACCACTCTACCATAGCAACAGTGACGGTAATAGGCTTGAAAACGTATCTGTagaggacagggagagacagTGGAGGTCAGCTTCCTACAAATGCCACACTTGACACTCTTGGTAATCATTCTGAGCCCCTCTCTTCCTTGCCAATGTGAGCTGTCTGGTCTGAGGTCACCCAGCAAAGAGCATTCGTTGCTCCACCTGCTGAGCCCGGTCTCTTTCACAGTTCCTGGAATTCTCAAAAAAGCTGTACTATGACAAAGATCAGAAGTTGAACATGAAGGACAACGTGAGGCCCCTGCAGCCGCTGGGGAAACGCCTGGTGTTGAGGTCCCATGCCACAAGACAGCTGCTGTCTTTGCCCCTACCTACTCTGTTGGTCCCTACACTCGCCTGCCTGGTGGCCAGCTTCCTCCAGTGATGGCCCACTTCTGGATATCTCTGACCTCAGCCTTTCGAAGATATGGCTTATCTTTCTTAATCTTTCCAGGTTGAACTTTGGGGACTATTAAAATATGAGGACCTGGCTGTGgtgtgcacacttttaatcccagccctgggggaAAGGGGATCAGAGACATGTGGATCTCTGACCTCCCCCTACCCACCcgattaattgaaataaaatatggatatGTTTTTTTTAGAAAAACCCTTTGCaagtttttggttgtttgttttttgataagtCTCTGCAATTGCCCTGTTCCATGACAGGACAGGGACATTAAAGCCTGGAGATTTCTACCAACCAGACATGAATCACCCTACCTATATATGTGAACACCCAATCAACACATACCCAACCTCAGAAAGATGTTGTAGGTACCTTGGAGCACCAACACAAAGAAAGCTGGAGATGCCCAAGAATAGAGGCTGGATGAAAGCTACATATTAGAGCCAGAGTGGAGATGACTTGAGGTCCTGGGTCCCCACCCCTCAGATGGAGCATTGGACTATGTAGTGGGGAATGGATTCACTCATTTACTCAAGTACCTCTTGAGCTTGCCCTAAAACTGGGCAAGTTACAGGAGCAAACTAGAGAGATGCCTCTGCCTGAGGTTCTCAGCCCAGTGCATGGACAAAAGACTCACactaagctgggcggtggtggtacatgcctttaatcccagcacttgggaggcagaggcaggtggatttctgagttcgaggccagcctggtctacagagtgagttccaggacagccagggctatacagagaaaccctgtctcaaaaagccaaaaaaaaaaaaaaaaaaaaaaaaaaaaaaaaaagactcacagTCCTGAGAGGTCAGAAGGAGAGACAAATCAGGAAGGGCAGCTGCAGTTTCCATGGATGGTCAGGACCAGGATCTGCAAGGGAAGGAGGCCATGAGTGCTCAggcaaggaggaagggaggactCCTTTCAGGAagcagcagggaggaggaagaaggagggagggaagaacagagCAGCAACCAGAGGGGTGGGAGTGGACAGTGTGAGAGCATTATGGATGCGGGATCCATCAGTGATCTTGTGCCAAGGGCCAGGATGCAGCTCTCCCATAAGGTTACAGAGGCCAGGGCAGGGCAGAACCAGTTTCCAGGTTTCCAGGCTCATATCCCAGACAGGATCTGCTCATGGGTCATCAGTCGATGTGACAGGAAAGAGTCCGACTTTCTCCCCCACTATGTCTCTAGTGGAGGgacagcagagggagacagaaggaaagatggTACTCACCATCCAGGGCAGGGTTGGAGTTCTGAGCCACAAGAAGTGCCTATAAGGTCACAGGCCTTGAGCAAATAGGAGAGCTGGAGCCAGGCTGTTCTAGCTAGACCTGAGGTACTTGTCCCCTACAGGAAGATACAAATCACTGGGACGCTTGAGGTCTACAAGGTCCTGCTGCTGGtaatctggggggggggggtgtctagTTGGAGGGAGCAATTACCCTAGCACCACCAATTGGCCTAGGGTAAGATGGTCATTCCCCGCTTCCCTAACTACCCTTTTCTATTTGTGACCAATAATAAGTACCTTCCAGCTTCACCAAGGACCATGCAGCTGGGATGGTGGTGTTGGTATGGTGTAGTCATGGCAACAGCAGGCAGCCTGTGTCAGCAGGGGGTGTGTGGTCCTAGCCCATTCATTCTCCTTTAGCTCCCACTAGGCCTGCAGGGAATCTCAGCTGCCTCCTCCCCAGAGTCTGAGCTCTGAGGTCAGTACAGCCATTTCTGCTCTGGACaactctcccctcctccctcNNNNNNNNNNCCCCCGCCCCTCATTTCCCTCCCTTATAGCCCTGTCTTCCATGTGGCCCTTCAGTGAATAATGTAGCAGCAAAACCAGGAAGTTCCAGCTCTCTGCAAGTGGGCCAGAGGTCTGGCTTTTCCACCCCAGATGGAAGGCACAGGATTGtctcctggctggctggcctcaTTACTAAACCTAGTGGAAGCCAGAGTGGGGTAGTGTTTGTGTACGCCTCACACCAGCTATGTGTGTCCTGGAGGCACTCCTAGCAAAGCTACTCAGGGGCCAGCCACCATGGGTGGACAGTTTGCTCTTTTGACTGTGGCCCCACACAAAGAGTTGAGGGACATTTCTTCCTGTCAGTGTATCATGGAAGAGCTTTCTCTTTGGAGTAAACTCATTGGCTCTGTGCTGACCCCCACCTGGAGAAGGTGGCTTAAGTGTCTTTATACCCAGCCTGCCTGGCTCATAAGACAGTTCTCTCCATGAGTAATAGGCCTACCAattgttctttatt
This window contains:
- the Ca4 gene encoding carbonic anhydrase 4 isoform X1 → MQLLLALLVLAYVAPSTEDSAWCYEIQTKDPNSHCLGPKEWPGDCKGGEQSPINIVISKAKVNPRLTPIVFVGYDQKKQWLIRNNQHSVEMSLGGGISITGGDLPAQYEATQLHLHWSEEKNKGSEHSIDGKHFAMEMHIVHKKVTSSSSSNKEQDSRDKIAVLAFMVEIGEKKNEGFQPLVETLSSISKPNATTTVRESSLQDLLPPSEKLHSYFRYQGSLTTPNCDETVIWTVYKETIKIHKDQFLEFSKKLYYDKDQKLNMKDNVRPLQPLGKRLVLRSHATRQLLSLPLPTLLVPTLACLVASFLQ
- the Ca4 gene encoding carbonic anhydrase 4 isoform X2 is translated as MQLLLALLVLAYVAPSTEDSAWCYEIQTKDPNSHCLGPKEWPGDCKGGEQSPINIVISKAKVNPRLTPIVFVGYDQKKQWLIRNNQHSVEMSLGGGISITGGDLPAQYEATQLHLHWSEEKNKGSEHSIDGKHFAMEMHIVHKKVTSSSSSNKEQDSRDKIAVLAFMVEIGEKKNEGFQPLVETLSSISKPNATTTVRESSLQDLLPPSEKLHSYFRYQGSLTTPNCDETVIWTFLEFSKKLYYDKDQKLNMKDNVRPLQPLGKRLVLRSHATRQLLSLPLPTLLVPTLACLVASFLQ